A region from the Desulfitobacterium dehalogenans ATCC 51507 genome encodes:
- the rocF gene encoding arginase has product MERRKVRIIGVPIDLGADRRGVDMGPSAIRYAGLHERLKKLGWEVEDVGNIDVPIAETREIKDPLLKYLPEISEVNEKLYPLVAQAIKEGVIPLVIGGDHSLGIGSLAGCAASGKQFGVIWFDTHGDYNSVDTTSSGNIHGMPLAVANGIGVEELVRIGGADRKIKEENTVIIGARDFDDEERDMIRQSKITVFSMSDIDRLGMEVVVRQGLEIANQGTDGVHISFDLDVLDPSEAPGVGTPVQGGITYREAHLAMEMVADCQCLLSMDVVEVNPILDVQNKTAELAVGLIGSAFGQKIYP; this is encoded by the coding sequence ATGGAAAGAAGAAAGGTACGCATCATTGGAGTACCTATCGACTTAGGAGCGGATCGGAGAGGAGTGGATATGGGACCCAGTGCCATTCGCTATGCAGGGCTCCATGAACGTTTAAAAAAGTTGGGCTGGGAAGTGGAGGATGTGGGCAATATTGATGTCCCTATCGCCGAGACCCGGGAAATTAAAGATCCTCTGCTCAAATATCTCCCGGAGATTTCAGAAGTCAACGAAAAGCTCTATCCCCTGGTGGCTCAAGCCATTAAGGAGGGAGTGATTCCCTTAGTCATCGGGGGAGATCACAGCTTAGGAATAGGTTCTTTAGCGGGGTGTGCTGCCAGCGGTAAGCAGTTTGGAGTTATTTGGTTCGACACCCATGGCGATTATAACTCCGTGGATACCACTTCCAGCGGCAATATTCATGGAATGCCTTTAGCTGTAGCCAATGGTATTGGGGTTGAGGAGTTAGTCCGCATTGGTGGGGCTGACCGGAAGATCAAGGAAGAGAACACTGTGATCATCGGGGCCAGGGACTTTGATGATGAAGAGCGGGATATGATCCGCCAATCTAAAATTACGGTGTTTTCCATGAGCGATATTGACCGTTTGGGGATGGAAGTAGTGGTTCGTCAAGGGCTGGAGATTGCCAATCAAGGCACTGACGGAGTCCATATCAGCTTTGATCTGGATGTGCTGGATCCCAGTGAAGCTCCTGGTGTTGGAACCCCAGTGCAGGGGGGCATAACCTATCGGGAAGCTCATTTGGCCATGGAGATGGTTGCCGATTGCCAATGCCTGCTGAGTATGGATGTAGTGGAGGTCAACCCCATTCTGGATGTACAAAATAAGACCGCAGAATTAGCCGTAGGCCTCATCGGCTCAGCTTTTGGACAGAAGATTTATCCATGA
- a CDS encoding RNA polymerase sigma factor, whose amino-acid sequence MEDAELIQQVLKGRHEQYGLLVQRYQEPLIHFLRGILGTEDEVFDCAQEAFLAAYRNLWRYSSSYTFRAWLYAIARNKAIDLMRKKKREIPLSIDENLVDHHVGPEEAYLAKEQALDVQAILEELPEHYRQALYLRYQQELSYEEISTVLNIPISSVKTHLHRGKEKLRQIMERRNGYEGNG is encoded by the coding sequence ATGGAAGATGCTGAATTAATTCAGCAGGTTCTCAAGGGAAGGCATGAGCAATACGGATTGCTGGTTCAGCGTTATCAAGAACCCTTAATTCATTTTTTGCGTGGGATACTGGGCACTGAGGATGAAGTTTTTGACTGTGCCCAAGAAGCTTTTTTAGCGGCTTATCGGAATCTTTGGCGTTATTCATCCTCCTACACTTTTCGGGCATGGCTCTATGCTATTGCCAGAAATAAGGCCATCGATCTCATGCGCAAGAAAAAGCGGGAAATCCCTTTAAGTATCGATGAAAACCTGGTGGATCATCACGTGGGACCGGAGGAAGCCTATTTGGCCAAAGAGCAGGCCTTGGATGTTCAAGCCATCCTGGAAGAATTGCCCGAGCATTACCGGCAAGCTCTCTATCTGCGCTATCAACAAGAGCTAAGTTATGAAGAGATAAGCACAGTGTTAAATATTCCGATCAGCTCAGTAAAGACTCACCTCCATCGCGGCAAAGAGAAACTTCGCCAAATCATGGAAAGGAGGAATGGCTATGAAGGAAATGGATGA
- a CDS encoding endolytic transglycosylase MltG, producing the protein MKLSRSYLLGLGSGLILSALLAMVVPPVSINFAGSSPPEQTGPGRNTPGNENQGEVPSQDEDENKEGSNNPELPENPVKPDETGENPVQNPDTNSRNPSSADAENGKPTQTFVIPSGSTADKIADLLLAEGWISSKEEFLNLVKQKNLAGRFRTGSFELSEGMDTEEILKKLIPKQ; encoded by the coding sequence ATGAAACTATCCCGCTCCTATCTATTGGGACTGGGTTCAGGGCTGATACTCAGCGCTCTTCTGGCCATGGTGGTCCCTCCTGTAAGCATTAACTTTGCCGGGAGTTCACCGCCGGAGCAAACCGGCCCCGGCCGTAACACACCGGGCAATGAGAATCAGGGTGAGGTTCCGAGTCAGGATGAAGATGAGAACAAGGAGGGGAGTAACAATCCAGAGCTCCCTGAAAATCCAGTAAAGCCTGATGAGACGGGAGAAAACCCTGTACAGAATCCGGATACGAATTCAAGAAACCCTTCAAGTGCCGATGCTGAGAACGGCAAGCCCACCCAAACCTTTGTCATTCCTTCAGGGTCTACTGCAGATAAAATTGCTGACCTTCTGCTTGCCGAAGGATGGATATCCTCGAAAGAAGAATTTTTGAATTTAGTTAAGCAGAAAAATCTCGCCGGTCGTTTTCGAACAGGAAGTTTTGAGCTCTCTGAAGGTATGGATACAGAAGAGATTTTGAAAAAATTAATCCCTAAGCAGTAA
- a CDS encoding M20 family metallopeptidase — protein sequence MDALKMFFRDQARIVWKEAWEAACLIGENPELGYQEYFAVETLTQLLKSHGFEVEQPAAGLETAFIARFSGYKPGPRLAFLAEYDALPGIGHGCGHNLIGAASVGAAITLSKSLELPGEIWVVGSPAEETSGGKVILVNKGAFQGVDAALMFHPGSQNVTSISSLALDALEFVFIGRPAHAVAAAYYGVNALDALIDFYNKINQLKDNLPHDAYINGIITEGGTSPNVIPERAVARFYLRARQRKVLNTIRKQVIRCAQDAAAQVSAKVTWSMFENSYDEMQTNRTLAGIFEDNLRELGVRNISPPQYAMGSVDMGNVSRLIPAIHPYLTLGGGMNIPHTRDFAQTCLSASGERLLLLAIQALALTGWDILSVPKLLSRAKRELKSRVPAK from the coding sequence ATGGACGCCCTTAAGATGTTCTTTAGAGATCAAGCTCGTATCGTCTGGAAAGAAGCTTGGGAAGCCGCATGCCTAATTGGCGAGAATCCGGAGCTTGGGTATCAAGAATATTTTGCGGTGGAGACCTTAACCCAGCTGCTTAAAAGCCATGGATTTGAGGTTGAACAGCCGGCAGCCGGTTTAGAGACGGCATTTATCGCCCGCTTCTCGGGCTATAAACCTGGTCCGCGGCTTGCTTTTCTTGCCGAGTACGATGCTTTGCCGGGAATCGGTCATGGCTGCGGGCATAATTTGATCGGGGCGGCCAGCGTGGGTGCAGCCATCACTTTAAGCAAAAGCCTTGAATTGCCCGGTGAGATCTGGGTGGTGGGAAGTCCTGCCGAGGAAACCAGCGGCGGAAAGGTCATATTAGTGAATAAAGGGGCCTTTCAAGGGGTGGATGCTGCTCTTATGTTTCATCCTGGCAGCCAGAATGTTACAAGCATCTCCTCTTTAGCCTTGGATGCTCTGGAATTTGTTTTTATAGGAAGACCTGCCCACGCCGTAGCCGCTGCTTATTATGGTGTGAATGCCTTAGACGCCCTGATTGATTTTTATAATAAGATAAACCAGTTAAAAGATAATCTCCCCCACGATGCTTATATTAATGGAATTATCACAGAAGGCGGTACCTCACCTAATGTGATACCGGAACGGGCGGTAGCAAGGTTTTATCTGCGGGCACGCCAGAGGAAGGTATTGAATACCATTCGAAAACAGGTCATACGCTGTGCCCAGGATGCGGCAGCCCAGGTCTCGGCCAAAGTCACCTGGAGCATGTTTGAGAACTCCTACGATGAAATGCAGACCAATCGCACCTTAGCCGGAATTTTTGAAGATAACCTGCGGGAATTGGGAGTTCGCAATATCTCTCCTCCCCAATACGCTATGGGTTCTGTGGATATGGGAAATGTCAGCCGGCTTATCCCGGCTATCCATCCTTACTTAACTCTTGGGGGAGGCATGAACATACCTCATACCCGTGATTTTGCCCAGACCTGTCTTTCCGCTTCGGGAGAGCGTCTGCTTTTACTGGCTATTCAAGCCTTAGCCCTTACCGGCTGGGATATCTTAAGTGTCCCCAAGCTGTTAAGTCGCGCCAAACGGGAATTGAAATCCCGGGTCCCTGCGAAATAG
- a CDS encoding sigma-70 region 4 domain-containing protein, whose translation MTLLPVLLFISGVLCLIWAVRMGNSSGKTSPEILTILQGLAGVKKEISKVQKGLREVETQLGDHELRLFRNENVQEDLRTEVNTQKVSINRLTTLAKDAFAQAEPQPQMNPQPYFSANPLNSAQGVNPYHRLYDNSNAPTDSPLETLAQTTKFPQYSPSFLSVEEESPSPMLPEKYQWVLELDQQGWSVAEIAGHLAISRDAVTMVLRTAPQGKGLRS comes from the coding sequence ATGACTCTTTTACCCGTCCTTTTGTTTATATCAGGAGTGCTTTGTCTTATTTGGGCTGTGAGAATGGGGAATTCCTCCGGCAAAACCAGCCCGGAAATACTCACCATCCTTCAAGGTTTAGCCGGAGTAAAAAAGGAGATCAGTAAAGTTCAAAAAGGTCTTCGGGAAGTTGAAACTCAATTAGGAGATCATGAATTGAGGCTGTTTCGCAACGAAAATGTTCAAGAAGATCTCCGCACGGAGGTTAATACCCAGAAGGTTAGTATTAATCGGTTAACCACTTTAGCTAAGGACGCTTTTGCTCAGGCTGAACCTCAACCCCAGATGAACCCCCAGCCTTACTTCTCAGCCAATCCTTTGAACTCAGCTCAAGGGGTCAACCCCTATCATCGTCTTTATGACAACAGCAATGCCCCGACCGATTCTCCTTTGGAGACTCTGGCTCAGACTACGAAGTTTCCCCAATATAGTCCTTCCTTCCTGTCCGTTGAAGAGGAGTCTCCATCTCCCATGCTCCCGGAAAAGTATCAATGGGTTTTGGAGCTTGATCAGCAAGGCTGGTCCGTAGCGGAAATTGCCGGCCATTTGGCCATCAGCCGGGATGCGGTCACTATGGTTCTGCGTACAGCCCCTCAAGGAAAGGGGCTGAGATCATGA
- a CDS encoding exonuclease SbcCD subunit D, giving the protein MRILHTSDWHLGKNLEGLSRMEEQELFLKDFIDIVEEKQVDLVIIAGDVYDSPNPPAKAEKMFYDTLKKLSAHGERLTLVIAGNHDNPERLVAAGPLARDHGIIMVGTPKTIVAQGDYGRHRVIDSGEGFVEVDINGEKAVILTVPYPSEKRLNEVLYDAMDEEEERLKIYGDKIKLLFDNLSEKFREDTINIVVSHLFATGSEESGSERSIQLGGSFIVDGRCFPKAAQYIALGHIHKPQIVQGTDKRARYAGSPIHYNKKEIHFAKKCFIVDLKPQQEYTLEEVDFKVYKPIEIWKCESIEWALEECEKNKDRECWVYLEVNTDRYIREDEIKLMRSTKKDILEILPILSERENEEFVLDSFADKKIEDIFKEFYLKERAVEPQQEIVDLLLSIIQEQEGEETHETH; this is encoded by the coding sequence GTGAGAATTCTACATACTTCCGATTGGCATTTAGGCAAGAATTTAGAGGGCTTGAGCCGGATGGAGGAGCAGGAGCTTTTCCTGAAGGATTTCATAGATATTGTTGAGGAAAAACAGGTGGATTTAGTCATCATCGCCGGAGATGTTTATGATAGTCCCAACCCCCCGGCCAAAGCGGAGAAAATGTTTTATGACACATTAAAAAAATTATCGGCTCATGGTGAGCGGCTTACTTTAGTTATAGCCGGTAATCATGACAACCCGGAACGCTTGGTGGCAGCAGGGCCTTTGGCCAGGGATCATGGGATTATTATGGTGGGAACACCCAAGACCATTGTTGCCCAAGGTGACTATGGCAGACATCGGGTGATCGATTCGGGAGAAGGCTTTGTAGAGGTTGATATCAACGGGGAAAAAGCCGTAATCCTCACTGTACCTTATCCCAGTGAAAAAAGGCTCAACGAAGTCCTCTATGATGCCATGGATGAAGAAGAGGAACGATTAAAAATCTATGGCGATAAAATTAAATTGCTCTTCGATAATCTTAGTGAAAAATTTCGAGAAGACACGATTAATATTGTGGTGTCCCATCTCTTTGCTACGGGAAGCGAAGAGTCAGGCTCAGAACGAAGCATCCAATTGGGGGGAAGCTTTATTGTTGACGGCAGATGCTTTCCCAAGGCAGCCCAATATATTGCCCTGGGTCATATACATAAGCCTCAAATCGTCCAGGGAACGGACAAAAGAGCACGCTATGCCGGTTCTCCCATTCATTACAATAAAAAAGAGATCCATTTTGCTAAGAAATGCTTCATTGTGGATTTGAAGCCTCAACAGGAGTACACTCTCGAAGAGGTCGACTTTAAAGTGTACAAGCCGATTGAAATCTGGAAGTGTGAAAGCATTGAGTGGGCTCTGGAGGAATGTGAAAAGAATAAAGACAGGGAGTGCTGGGTGTACCTGGAAGTTAATACGGACCGCTATATACGGGAAGATGAGATCAAGCTCATGAGAAGCACCAAGAAAGATATCCTGGAGATTTTGCCGATTCTTTCCGAAAGGGAAAATGAGGAATTTGTTCTGGATAGCTTTGCTGATAAGAAAATTGAGGATATCTTCAAGGAATTTTATCTTAAAGAGAGGGCTGTAGAACCTCAACAGGAGATTGTGGATTTGCTGTTATCCATTATCCAGGAACAGGAGGGAGAAGAAACCCATGAGACCCATTAA